From a region of the Chitinophaga caseinilytica genome:
- a CDS encoding helix-turn-helix transcriptional regulator, with product MPISPLFPQASLRFPVKGAPPDAGNLSRQVPAEFKSLLYPFADAWLERHPAADILHQVSNVNGYTISNHMIMAHEDVMLSPVAGEPLHLLHFMLKGSIRCNLGGRSVWLRAGQFGCFRLEGNENEAWLEKGRTYELFQIDISPSRLGELAAFHAAFRQLEAGDARNAFVDAGSGIMPGNVYALIDAIRQLPPTGNMFKLATAARIDLLIAETLSATASGQENNQHRGDEILFDTIRAYMLHHLADVLQNSEIAAAYCISESKLKTGFRQRFGESPQAWVRRVRMETAAELVRHSAYSLHQVAAMVGYADYSNFSRRFHAHFGHPPSYLKRQ from the coding sequence ATGCCAATTAGCCCATTATTCCCCCAGGCGAGTCTGCGATTTCCCGTAAAGGGCGCGCCGCCAGACGCCGGAAACCTCAGCCGCCAGGTACCGGCGGAATTCAAATCGTTGCTGTATCCTTTCGCGGATGCATGGTTGGAGCGGCATCCCGCTGCAGACATATTGCACCAGGTATCAAACGTAAATGGTTATACGATCAGTAACCATATGATCATGGCGCATGAGGATGTGATGCTGTCCCCTGTTGCCGGGGAGCCGCTGCACCTGCTGCATTTCATGCTGAAGGGGAGCATCCGGTGCAACCTGGGAGGGCGATCGGTGTGGCTGCGGGCCGGACAGTTCGGATGTTTCCGGCTGGAAGGGAATGAAAACGAAGCCTGGCTGGAAAAAGGCAGGACGTACGAATTATTCCAGATCGATATTTCACCGTCGCGGCTCGGCGAGCTCGCTGCATTCCACGCCGCTTTCCGCCAGCTGGAAGCCGGCGATGCCCGCAATGCTTTCGTGGACGCGGGTTCCGGCATCATGCCCGGAAATGTCTATGCCCTCATCGATGCTATCCGACAGCTGCCGCCAACCGGCAATATGTTCAAACTGGCCACCGCAGCCCGCATCGATCTGCTCATCGCCGAAACCCTTTCCGCAACGGCCTCCGGCCAGGAAAACAACCAGCACCGGGGCGACGAGATCCTCTTCGATACCATCCGCGCCTATATGCTGCATCACCTCGCAGATGTATTGCAGAACAGTGAGATCGCGGCGGCATATTGCATCAGCGAATCCAAGCTGAAAACCGGTTTCAGGCAGCGTTTCGGCGAATCCCCACAGGCCTGGGTGCGCCGCGTCAGGATGGAAACCGCTGCGGAACTGGTGCGCCACAGTGCGTATTCATTGCACCAGGTGGCAGCGATGGTCGGATATGCAGACTACAGCAACTTCTCCCGCAGGTTCCACGCACATTTCGGCCATCCGCCGAGTTACCTGAAAAGACAATAA
- a CDS encoding SDR family oxidoreductase produces the protein MILVTGVTGHLGKAVLRNLLQRTDAGNVAALARNPAKVEGLHVAVRQADYNDPASLEHAFRGIDTLYFVSGNDVQRRLEQHENVVSAAKEAGVGHIIYTSFQRKDESGRSPIADVAGGHLKTEAAIRASGVPFTFLLHNLYLDFIPFFIGKDVPDTGVIYQPAGNGKTAFASRDDLAEAAANILLSVGHEGKSYNFSNMAAWSYGDIAEIIGGIVGKKIEYVSPTPQEFLATLQQQGVSAEAADGALAWALAIKAGEFDTPGQDLERILGRAPMQPHELLAKVYGK, from the coding sequence ATGATTTTGGTAACAGGCGTTACAGGGCATCTCGGCAAAGCGGTCCTCCGGAACCTGCTGCAGCGCACGGATGCGGGCAACGTGGCCGCGCTGGCCCGCAACCCGGCGAAGGTGGAAGGTTTACATGTGGCCGTCAGGCAGGCGGATTACAACGATCCCGCATCGCTGGAACATGCGTTCCGCGGCATCGATACCCTGTATTTCGTGTCGGGGAACGACGTGCAGCGGCGGCTGGAGCAACATGAGAACGTTGTGAGCGCGGCGAAGGAAGCAGGGGTTGGGCATATCATTTACACGAGCTTCCAGCGGAAAGACGAATCCGGCCGTTCGCCCATCGCCGACGTGGCCGGCGGGCATCTCAAGACGGAAGCCGCCATTCGCGCATCTGGCGTCCCTTTCACGTTCCTGCTGCATAATCTTTACCTCGATTTCATTCCGTTTTTCATCGGGAAAGACGTGCCAGATACTGGCGTCATCTATCAACCGGCGGGCAACGGGAAAACGGCGTTCGCCTCGCGCGACGATCTTGCGGAAGCGGCGGCGAATATTTTATTGTCGGTCGGGCATGAAGGGAAGTCATATAATTTTTCCAACATGGCGGCCTGGAGTTATGGAGACATTGCGGAGATCATCGGCGGGATTGTGGGGAAGAAGATAGAATATGTATCGCCCACGCCGCAGGAGTTCCTGGCAACGTTGCAGCAGCAGGGTGTTTCAGCGGAAGCGGCAGACGGGGCGCTGGCATGGGCCCTGGCGATCAAGGCCGGCGAGTTCGATACGCCGGGGCAGGACCTGGAGCGGATATTGGGCCGTGCGCCCATGCAGCCGCATGAATTGCTGGCGAAGGTGTATGGAAAATGA
- a CDS encoding HTH domain-containing protein encodes MTTDTLDRLQRLDHLIRTKATGTPTQLARRIGVSERCLYKYLNLMKDFGAPIKFSNARQSYCYDEDGTFVVNFFFRKSSSPVLLLFLIINC; translated from the coding sequence ATGACAACAGACACGCTGGATCGACTACAGCGTCTGGACCATCTCATCCGTACCAAAGCTACCGGCACGCCCACGCAGCTGGCCCGGCGGATAGGTGTTTCGGAACGATGCCTGTACAAGTATCTGAACCTGATGAAAGACTTCGGCGCGCCGATCAAATTCTCGAACGCGCGCCAGAGCTATTGCTACGATGAAGACGGGACCTTCGTCGTCAATTTCTTTTTCCGCAAATCCTCCAGTCCCGTGCTCCTTTTATTCCTCATCATCAATTGTTGA
- a CDS encoding thiamine pyrophosphate-dependent enzyme gives MAQTVAEQIVQMLRAAGVERIYAVTGDSLNHLNDAVRRDGNIQWIHVRHEETAAYAAGAEAQLTGKIACCAGSCGPGHVHLINGLYDAHRSGAPVLAIASAIPSREFGSGYFQETNIHKLFDDCSYYCEMATTAAQAPRMLQMAMQTAVSRKGVAVFGLPGDVSELDAEKGESSHTVFPTQSGIIPSPGELSALADTLNDSGKVTIFCGIGATGAHGEILALAKALQAPVGYSFRGKMAVQHHNPFEVGMTGLLGLPSAYHAMHHADTLLLLGTDFPYTPFLPDNVRIIQVEAQAERLGRRAHLHQGLHGTVRETITALLPLIQPKTNHDFLDDELKLYAKVKDRLQSYVNDAGDENKIHPEYVAATINEKAPPDTIFTVDTGMTCVWAARYLDATGNRELLGSFNHGSMANALPQAIGSALCAPERAVVALCGDGGLSMTTGDLATISQYKLPVKIIVFNNRSLGMVKLEMEVAGLPDWQTDMHNPDFAMLAQAYGLPGITVSQPDQVTAAISNAFAQPGPVLLNIMTDPNALAMPPKIEFKQVRGMAASMTKLMLNGEFEEVWETIKSNIRHAKELL, from the coding sequence ATGGCCCAAACTGTTGCAGAACAGATCGTTCAAATGCTGCGCGCCGCGGGCGTGGAAAGGATTTACGCCGTTACGGGAGACAGCCTCAATCATCTCAACGACGCCGTTCGCCGCGACGGTAACATCCAGTGGATCCACGTGCGGCACGAAGAAACCGCGGCTTATGCCGCCGGCGCCGAAGCGCAATTGACGGGCAAGATTGCCTGTTGCGCGGGGAGTTGCGGGCCCGGGCATGTGCACCTCATCAACGGACTGTACGACGCGCACCGGTCTGGCGCGCCCGTGCTGGCGATCGCTTCGGCGATCCCGTCCCGCGAGTTCGGTTCCGGCTACTTCCAGGAAACCAATATCCATAAGCTGTTCGACGATTGCAGTTACTATTGCGAAATGGCCACCACCGCGGCCCAGGCGCCGCGTATGCTGCAAATGGCCATGCAAACCGCCGTTAGCCGGAAAGGCGTGGCCGTGTTCGGATTGCCCGGCGATGTATCCGAACTGGACGCGGAAAAAGGAGAATCCTCGCACACCGTATTCCCCACGCAAAGCGGCATCATTCCATCCCCCGGCGAACTGTCTGCCTTAGCCGATACCCTCAACGACAGCGGAAAAGTCACCATTTTCTGCGGCATCGGCGCCACGGGCGCGCACGGCGAAATACTCGCCCTCGCAAAGGCGCTCCAGGCACCGGTGGGATATTCTTTCCGGGGGAAGATGGCCGTCCAGCACCATAACCCGTTCGAAGTGGGCATGACCGGCCTCCTGGGATTGCCTTCCGCCTACCATGCCATGCATCATGCCGATACGCTGCTGTTGCTGGGGACGGATTTCCCGTACACGCCGTTCCTTCCGGATAATGTCCGCATCATCCAGGTCGAAGCGCAGGCGGAACGCCTGGGAAGAAGGGCGCACCTGCACCAGGGGCTCCACGGCACCGTGCGCGAAACCATCACCGCACTCCTGCCCCTCATCCAACCCAAAACCAACCACGATTTCCTGGACGACGAACTGAAACTCTACGCCAAAGTGAAAGACCGCCTGCAATCTTATGTGAATGACGCCGGCGACGAAAATAAAATCCATCCCGAATACGTAGCCGCAACCATCAACGAAAAAGCCCCGCCAGACACGATTTTCACCGTTGATACAGGCATGACCTGCGTATGGGCCGCCCGTTACCTCGATGCCACCGGCAACCGGGAACTGCTCGGCTCCTTCAACCACGGCTCCATGGCCAACGCGCTCCCGCAGGCCATCGGCTCAGCGCTCTGTGCTCCGGAACGTGCCGTGGTGGCGCTTTGTGGCGACGGCGGACTGTCCATGACCACCGGCGACCTGGCTACCATCTCACAATACAAACTCCCCGTGAAGATCATCGTGTTCAATAACCGCTCGCTGGGCATGGTGAAACTCGAAATGGAAGTGGCCGGCCTGCCCGACTGGCAGACAGACATGCACAATCCGGATTTCGCGATGCTGGCGCAGGCATACGGCCTCCCAGGCATCACCGTTTCACAGCCCGACCAGGTGACAGCCGCCATCAGCAACGCTTTCGCGCAACCGGGGCCAGTGCTGCTGAACATCATGACAGACCCCAACGCGCTGGCCATGCCGCCGAAAATCGAATTCAAACAAGTCCGCGGAATGGCGGCTTCCATGACGAAACTGATGCTGAACGGCGAATTCGAAGAAGTTTGGGAAACCATCAAAAGCAACATCCGCCACGCGAAGGAATTACTTTGA
- a CDS encoding DUF4221 family protein, with protein MQRTLLRILPLLLLLSCAGNHRPPPVAHYQKPDYEKVSIVPTADTLRFPLDEDSFGDLESWSIRQRNGETVIAFFDQRSESILEYQYPSCRLINKILLRKIFKPYTLHDAYLQSYDSIYVLSKTKFSLVDSAMHVLGEIPNVVDGVILEPDISPIHPPVAKNGKIYLSRYSTVNAASLEDVRKWENLWAGKPREGTVTTAYGMPGMYLRNYYNYPLHRSSYCINDDGNFVFSFAADTMLYETDLDHLHNAWFAKSKFQTTPIPVAPKDSMRKARMSARLYNQSDSYGGIYFDPYHKRYLRIARSGTTREEFEKTKSFKPMRFLILDKQFRIIGESEIPSDINVKQVFFVPDGRMYARILPKSETELLFIRLEYQTRHAANRSHEK; from the coding sequence ATGCAACGAACGCTATTACGAATTCTTCCGCTACTGTTGCTGCTTTCCTGCGCTGGCAACCATCGCCCACCGCCTGTTGCCCATTATCAAAAACCGGACTACGAGAAGGTTTCGATCGTTCCAACCGCTGATACGCTTCGATTTCCGCTCGACGAAGATTCCTTCGGCGACCTCGAATCCTGGAGCATCCGGCAACGCAACGGCGAAACCGTTATCGCGTTCTTCGATCAACGGTCGGAAAGTATCCTGGAATACCAATACCCTTCCTGTCGCCTGATCAACAAAATCCTCCTCCGAAAAATATTCAAGCCCTACACCTTGCATGACGCATATCTGCAATCCTATGACAGCATTTATGTGCTATCCAAAACGAAATTCAGTCTTGTAGACAGTGCCATGCATGTGCTCGGGGAAATACCCAATGTGGTGGACGGCGTCATCCTCGAACCCGACATCTCCCCCATCCATCCACCGGTTGCGAAAAACGGCAAAATCTACCTGAGCCGCTATTCCACCGTAAATGCCGCATCACTGGAAGATGTGCGGAAATGGGAGAACCTCTGGGCCGGTAAACCCCGTGAAGGTACAGTGACCACGGCATACGGCATGCCCGGCATGTACCTGCGGAACTATTACAACTACCCGCTTCACCGGTCGAGCTACTGCATCAACGACGACGGGAATTTCGTGTTCAGTTTTGCGGCGGATACGATGTTGTACGAAACAGACCTGGACCATTTGCACAACGCCTGGTTCGCGAAAAGTAAATTCCAGACGACGCCCATTCCCGTAGCGCCGAAAGACAGTATGCGCAAAGCCCGCATGTCGGCCCGCCTCTACAACCAATCCGATTCCTACGGCGGTATTTATTTCGACCCTTATCACAAACGCTATCTCCGCATCGCCCGGTCTGGCACTACCCGGGAGGAATTCGAAAAAACCAAAAGTTTCAAGCCTATGCGCTTCCTCATACTCGACAAGCAGTTCAGGATCATCGGCGAATCTGAAATCCCGTCAGACATCAACGTGAAACAAGTCTTTTTCGTGCCGGATGGCCGGATGTATGCCCGGATACTTCCCAAAAGCGAAACGGAATTGCTTTTTATACGGCTCGAATACCAAACCCGGCATGCCGCAAACCGATCGCATGAAAAATAA
- a CDS encoding lanthionine synthetase LanC family protein has product MPTITVSIPVDGTLVPQKAEKVGGKRIGFYYIILKSLKESRKNDVVKCLYIKGLTKFGYCVIKEGSAGDSKDNDGRDIQDRLKWQRDLHGRLGKSLRLPKLLGEFEENGNYYLVIEHLKGKPLHELVKGNRKLRQSLLDGTEEGKKVMCYLRDSVGILGQLHSLGIVHRDATLNNFMVTAGGKVAVIDMELSYSLNDHFPSPPFALGTHGYMSPEQEAMALPTVKEDIFAAGAMILYAWSGISPLKFVNAPYKWLEDAVRYFVPVADIARLILQCMHPDPALRPDALQLHASLDAHIRSRRNRVVISRQANWSPEAVHDALQSGLQAMGSPMFADPDKGWFAEHMVDPPDHSNLIRKGWYASFNRGVSGVLYFAGRAYAAGLDLTPIARPVELALQLIRVKYVENLERSNTGFQFGSDGVAYALAETVRRGWLNGSSAMQAHWGNMLARKDDAINLADGWAGQGIARYACQGFTDNVPPQELADLLLDLQLEDGSWLYKRKRPRFYFLEGMAGIIYFLLCHAQASGSREAMIGAERGLGFMAAARKKGIGVPVTWKPKGEHLSDHSWCDGNPGMALAWLKAWELTGTPMYRAVAEQLLEQHDISQHWRNLSLKSGIVGVGETYLEAAVVLGDERYLAMARQVSEVLLHAMRPGKHGPYWLVDNDKQPVTGLMIGNTGLLHFLLRSLYPGKFGFPGLL; this is encoded by the coding sequence ATGCCTACCATCACTGTCAGCATCCCCGTGGATGGCACCCTAGTTCCCCAAAAAGCCGAAAAGGTGGGCGGGAAGCGGATCGGATTTTATTATATCATCCTCAAAAGCCTCAAGGAAAGCAGGAAGAACGATGTGGTAAAGTGCCTTTATATCAAGGGCCTCACGAAATTCGGGTATTGCGTCATCAAGGAAGGATCGGCAGGAGATTCGAAAGATAATGACGGCCGCGATATCCAGGACCGGCTGAAATGGCAGCGGGACCTGCACGGGCGGCTGGGCAAATCGTTACGCCTGCCGAAGCTGTTGGGGGAATTCGAGGAGAATGGGAATTATTACCTGGTGATCGAACATTTGAAGGGAAAACCATTGCATGAGTTGGTCAAAGGAAACAGGAAACTGCGGCAAAGCCTGCTGGATGGAACGGAAGAAGGAAAGAAAGTGATGTGTTACCTGCGCGATTCCGTCGGCATCCTGGGGCAGCTCCACAGCCTCGGTATCGTTCACCGCGACGCAACATTGAATAATTTCATGGTGACGGCGGGGGGAAAGGTAGCGGTCATTGATATGGAACTGAGCTATTCCCTGAACGATCATTTCCCGAGCCCGCCCTTTGCTTTGGGAACACATGGGTATATGTCGCCGGAGCAGGAGGCGATGGCATTGCCGACGGTAAAGGAAGACATCTTCGCCGCCGGGGCCATGATATTATATGCGTGGAGCGGCATTTCCCCGTTGAAATTCGTGAACGCCCCCTACAAGTGGCTGGAAGATGCCGTACGGTATTTTGTGCCGGTCGCAGACATCGCCCGGCTGATCCTGCAATGCATGCACCCCGACCCGGCGTTACGGCCCGATGCGCTGCAGCTGCATGCTTCGTTGGACGCACATATCCGGTCGCGCCGCAACCGGGTGGTCATTTCCCGGCAAGCGAACTGGTCGCCGGAAGCCGTTCATGATGCCCTACAATCCGGTTTGCAGGCGATGGGAAGCCCGATGTTCGCCGATCCTGATAAGGGCTGGTTTGCCGAACATATGGTGGACCCGCCAGACCATTCGAACCTGATCCGCAAAGGCTGGTACGCCAGTTTTAACCGGGGCGTTTCGGGGGTACTGTATTTCGCGGGAAGGGCCTATGCCGCGGGGCTGGACCTAACCCCGATCGCCAGGCCGGTGGAGCTGGCCTTGCAATTGATACGGGTCAAGTATGTGGAGAACCTGGAAAGAAGCAATACGGGCTTCCAATTCGGCTCAGATGGTGTTGCTTATGCACTGGCGGAGACCGTTCGCCGGGGATGGCTCAACGGAAGTTCTGCCATGCAGGCGCATTGGGGAAACATGCTGGCCCGTAAAGATGACGCTATCAATCTTGCGGATGGATGGGCCGGCCAGGGCATCGCCAGGTATGCCTGCCAGGGTTTTACAGATAATGTGCCGCCGCAGGAATTGGCGGACCTGCTGCTGGACTTGCAGCTGGAAGACGGCAGCTGGTTATATAAGCGCAAAAGGCCCCGGTTTTATTTCCTGGAGGGAATGGCGGGGATCATCTACTTTTTATTGTGCCATGCGCAGGCTTCCGGTAGCCGCGAGGCAATGATTGGAGCGGAAAGGGGATTGGGGTTTATGGCTGCCGCAAGGAAGAAAGGTATCGGCGTCCCCGTCACCTGGAAGCCGAAGGGAGAACATCTTTCCGACCATAGCTGGTGCGATGGCAACCCGGGTATGGCACTTGCCTGGCTGAAGGCCTGGGAATTGACCGGTACGCCCATGTATCGCGCAGTGGCGGAACAACTGCTCGAACAGCACGATATTAGTCAGCATTGGAGAAACCTAAGCCTCAAGTCGGGAATAGTGGGCGTCGGTGAAACGTACCTCGAAGCAGCGGTGGTGTTGGGAGACGAACGATACCTGGCCATGGCGCGCCAGGTGAGCGAGGTGCTGCTGCATGCCATGCGGCCGGGTAAACATGGGCCGTATTGGCTGGTAGATAATGACAAGCAGCCGGTGACCGGATTGATGATCGGGAACACAGGGTTGCTGCATTTCCTGTTACGGTCGCTCTATCCCGGGAAATTCGGGTTTCCGGGATTGTTATGA
- a CDS encoding alpha-L-rhamnosidase, with product MKRFYFLAGLLATLQTFGQQPAGLRCEHLVNPLGIDAAQPRFTWRILSGTESSSQVTVSRGGNTVWESPKVSNGAGFMRYNGPALAPFTGYEWKVTVWDGGQSASATARFETGMLGQRAWKGAWISDVNDVDLKPAALFRKSFRAGGKVRSARAYIAAAGLYELYVNGHRIGEHRLDPMYTRFDRRNLYVTWDVTREMQSGENVLGVMLGNGWYNHQSTAVWDFHKAPWRARPAFCMDVRITYDDGRVETISTGKDWKTATGPVIFNSIYTAEHYDARLEKEGWANHGFDDQGWKHVLLRAAPSMNVTAQAMVPVVANDTLPAKDFRKFSSQRYLYDLGRNISGVSKITVKGPAGTVLRLRHAERLDSAGHADQSNIDVHYRPTDDQDPFQTDIFILSGKGEETFMPRFNYKGFQFVEVESSQPVELKKESLTGYFLHSQVAPKGFVRTSNPVMNRIWEATNNSYLSNLFGYPTDCPQREKNGWTGDAHQAIETALYNFDGITVYEKWLNDHFDEQQPNGVFPSIIPTGGWGYEWGNGPDWTSTIAIIPWNIYLFYGDTTLLARSYDAMRRYIDHITEISPSGITTWGLGDWIPVKSKTPVPFTSTAFYFTDVTILAKTAKLLGKTDDHTQYSALADRIRNAFNEKYLNAATGIYGQGVQTEMSVALYMGLVPDSLRAKVAANLYKRVEADNFHLDVGLIGSKSILNALSENGYADAAYRIASQEDYPSWGWWIKNGATTLYENWPINAKSDISLNHIMFGEIGAWLYKGIGGIFPDERSPGFRHVRMVPHFVKGLDQFECHHDGPNGRIISSWVRKGKTVTYTMTIPPNSTATLQLPGRPLVTAGAGKHTYEIKD from the coding sequence ATGAAGCGTTTTTATTTCCTGGCCGGCCTGCTGGCCACCCTCCAAACCTTCGGCCAGCAACCCGCCGGCCTGCGCTGTGAGCACCTGGTAAATCCATTGGGCATCGACGCCGCGCAACCGCGGTTTACATGGCGCATCTTATCGGGAACGGAATCCAGCAGCCAGGTAACCGTCAGCAGGGGCGGCAATACTGTTTGGGAATCGCCCAAAGTTAGCAACGGAGCAGGTTTTATGCGGTACAACGGCCCTGCGCTGGCGCCGTTTACCGGATACGAATGGAAGGTGACGGTGTGGGATGGCGGCCAATCTGCCTCCGCTACCGCCCGTTTCGAAACGGGCATGTTGGGGCAGCGCGCATGGAAAGGCGCCTGGATCAGTGATGTGAACGATGTGGACCTCAAGCCCGCAGCCCTTTTCAGGAAATCCTTCCGGGCCGGCGGGAAAGTCCGCAGCGCGAGGGCGTACATCGCCGCCGCCGGGCTGTATGAACTGTACGTGAACGGCCACCGCATCGGGGAGCATCGCCTCGATCCCATGTACACGCGGTTCGACCGGCGGAACCTGTACGTTACCTGGGACGTGACGCGGGAAATGCAGTCCGGCGAAAATGTATTGGGCGTCATGCTGGGGAACGGATGGTACAATCACCAGTCCACCGCCGTATGGGATTTCCATAAAGCCCCCTGGCGCGCGCGTCCGGCTTTCTGTATGGACGTGCGGATCACTTACGACGATGGCCGGGTGGAGACCATTTCCACCGGGAAAGACTGGAAAACCGCTACGGGCCCCGTCATTTTCAACAGCATTTACACCGCGGAACATTACGATGCCCGCCTCGAAAAGGAAGGTTGGGCCAATCATGGGTTCGACGATCAGGGATGGAAGCATGTGTTACTGCGTGCGGCGCCTTCCATGAACGTGACCGCCCAGGCCATGGTGCCGGTGGTGGCGAACGATACATTGCCGGCGAAGGATTTCCGCAAATTCAGCAGCCAGCGTTACCTGTACGATCTCGGCCGGAACATTTCCGGTGTTTCGAAAATCACGGTGAAAGGGCCGGCAGGCACGGTATTGCGGCTCCGCCACGCCGAAAGGCTGGATTCCGCCGGGCATGCCGATCAATCCAACATCGACGTGCATTACCGGCCCACAGACGATCAGGACCCTTTCCAGACAGACATCTTCATCCTGTCCGGCAAAGGGGAAGAAACGTTCATGCCGCGCTTCAACTATAAAGGTTTCCAGTTCGTGGAAGTGGAATCGAGCCAGCCGGTGGAACTGAAAAAGGAAAGCCTGACGGGATATTTCCTGCACAGCCAGGTGGCGCCGAAAGGATTCGTTCGTACATCCAACCCCGTTATGAACAGGATTTGGGAAGCCACCAATAATTCGTACCTCTCCAACCTGTTCGGCTACCCGACGGATTGTCCGCAGCGCGAAAAGAACGGCTGGACGGGCGATGCGCACCAGGCTATAGAAACGGCGCTCTACAACTTCGACGGCATCACGGTTTACGAGAAGTGGCTCAATGATCATTTCGACGAGCAACAGCCCAACGGCGTATTTCCTTCCATCATCCCGACCGGTGGCTGGGGCTACGAATGGGGGAATGGCCCGGATTGGACGAGCACCATCGCCATCATCCCCTGGAATATCTATCTTTTCTATGGCGATACCACGCTGCTCGCCCGTTCGTACGACGCCATGCGGCGGTATATAGACCATATCACGGAAATTTCACCGTCCGGCATTACCACCTGGGGCCTCGGCGACTGGATTCCCGTCAAATCCAAAACCCCCGTCCCTTTTACTTCCACCGCATTCTATTTCACCGACGTCACGATCCTGGCGAAAACCGCGAAACTGCTCGGAAAAACGGACGACCATACGCAATATTCCGCCCTCGCTGACCGCATCCGGAATGCGTTCAACGAAAAATACCTCAACGCCGCGACCGGCATATACGGACAAGGCGTTCAAACAGAAATGAGCGTGGCATTGTATATGGGATTGGTGCCCGATTCGCTCCGCGCCAAAGTTGCCGCCAATCTCTACAAACGTGTGGAAGCCGATAACTTCCACCTGGATGTGGGCCTGATCGGCAGTAAATCCATCCTGAACGCCCTCAGCGAAAACGGTTATGCGGATGCGGCGTACCGCATCGCGAGCCAGGAAGATTATCCGAGCTGGGGATGGTGGATCAAAAACGGCGCGACTACGCTCTACGAAAACTGGCCCATTAACGCCAAAAGCGATATTTCCCTCAACCACATCATGTTCGGCGAAATCGGCGCGTGGCTGTACAAAGGTATCGGCGGCATTTTTCCGGACGAGCGCAGCCCCGGGTTCCGGCATGTGCGCATGGTCCCGCATTTCGTGAAAGGCCTCGATCAGTTCGAGTGCCATCACGATGGCCCTAATGGTCGCATAATTTCGTCCTGGGTACGCAAGGGCAAAACCGTGACTTACACAATGACCATCCCGCCGAACAGCACGGCTACGCTGCAATTGCCGGGCAGGCCGCTGGTAACGGCCGGCGCGGGCAAGCATACTTACGAAATAAAGGACTGA
- a CDS encoding DUF4345 domain-containing protein: MKSSKTLRILSRIYIFFSAASLLYVSLMAFASPQAVMDLVQVKLPNPDSFSSIRGVYGGVGLTIVVMLVRWALRDERQGTLFLTMLWGFYAISRLMTLGMEGPLGAFGMQWLITESFLCAVGAILLIFQLKAARIARA, translated from the coding sequence ATGAAGTCAAGCAAAACACTTCGCATCCTTTCCCGCATCTATATCTTCTTTTCCGCTGCCAGCCTGCTGTACGTGAGCCTGATGGCGTTCGCGAGCCCGCAGGCGGTGATGGACCTCGTGCAGGTAAAACTGCCGAACCCCGATTCCTTCAGCTCCATCCGCGGCGTATACGGCGGCGTCGGCCTCACGATCGTGGTGATGCTGGTGCGCTGGGCGTTGCGCGACGAGCGGCAGGGGACCCTTTTCCTCACGATGCTCTGGGGTTTCTACGCCATTTCGCGGTTGATGACGTTGGGCATGGAAGGGCCTTTGGGCGCTTTCGGCATGCAGTGGCTCATCACAGAATCTTTCCTCTGCGCGGTGGGCGCGATATTATTGATCTTCCAACTGAAGGCCGCCCGTATTGCCCGGGCGTAA